A single window of Malus sylvestris chromosome 5, drMalSylv7.2, whole genome shotgun sequence DNA harbors:
- the LOC126624537 gene encoding receptor-like serine/threonine-protein kinase SD1-7, producing the protein MAVALSVEMLLFSLFLLPISVISQNNGRVAVGSSLTATIGDSSSWLSPSGDFEFGFSPLGNNDLFLLSIWYANIPDKTVVWYAYDGNNPMVAPRGSVLNLTANSGLVLNNPQGGEIWKSEITLGTVANGVMNDTGNFVLQHQNSGSLWETFSNPTDTVLPGQTIERNGKLSCRQSETNYTKGRFQLRLQDDGNLVLISVNLTTDKAKKAYFSTKTTAGNVPGSQGKELVFSSSGDMSVLRENDGRVPLKGTEGVSVRDNYIRATLDFDGIFALYSHPKYFTGNASWISPLVYMPDDICLRLGVGVCGYNSTCKLKPDKRPTCECPKGFSFLDPKDIYRGCKPDLSRKSVTRVESVLLADKWVWIGISIAAALVLCTAYYLLQRRRSALASAGENRTTIENEMIIFMKSKRHHDFSVFSYSSIVAATSNFAEENKLGQGGFGPVYKGKLAAGQEIAVKRLSKCSGQGTSEFKNELILIYELQHTNLVHLFGFCIHGEEMMLIYEYLQNKSLDHFLFDPIRGLLLDWKKRFSILEGIAQGLLYLHKYSRKKVIHRDVKASNILLDENMNPKISDFGMARIFTQNELEANTRKVVGTLGYMPPESVGGIISVKSDVYSFGVLMLEIISGRKNNSFYNDDRALNLVGYAWELWKKGAGLELTDPTLGNSFIKEQLLRCIHVGLLCVEENAADRPTMSDVISMLTNESFRLASPTKPAFFVGRRTVEAGISGNQQLETVASANYMSSSDFEAR; encoded by the exons ATGGCAGTGGCTCTTTCTGTAGAGATGCTTTTGTTCTCTTTGTTTTTGCTACCAATTTCTGTGATTTCCCAAAATAATGGAAGAGTAGCAGTTGGGAGTTCTCTAACTGCAACTATAGGCGACTCCTCATCATGGCTTTCTCCATCCGGTGATTTCGAGTTTGGATTTTCGCCCCTCGGAAACAATGATCTTTTCTTGCTTTCGATATGGTATGCGAATATCCCAGACAAAACCGTGGTTTGGTATGCATACGACGGTAACAACCCCATGGTTGCACCTAGGGGATCAGTTCTGAACTTGACTGCCAACAGTGGACTAGTTCTTAACAATCCTCAGGGTGGAGAGATATGGAAATCCGAAATAACCTTGGGGACTGTTGCGAACGGGGTCATGAATGACACCGGAAACTTTGTccttcaacaccaaaactcGGGGAGCTTGTGGGAGACCTTCAGCAATCCTACAGACACCGTTTTGCCTGGACAGACAATTGAGAGAAATGGGAAGCTTTCGTGTAGACAATCGGAGACTAACTACACAAAAGGGCGGTTCCAGCTGCGCTTGCAAGATGATGGAAACCTCGTGCTCATTTCCGTCAACTTGACAACAGATAAGGCCAAGAAAGCTTACTTCTCCACGAAGACCACCGCAGGGAACGTGCCAGGTAGTCAAGGCAAAGAATTGGTGTTCAGCAGCTCAGGGGACATGTCTGTTCTGAGAGAAAATGATGGAAGAGTCCCTCTTAAGGGGACAGAGGGAGTGTCGGTGAGGGACAACTACATAAGGGCAACTCTTGATTTTGATGGGATTTTCGCTTTATATTCTCACCCGAAATACTTCACTGGAAATGCAAGCTGGATTAGTCCTCTGGTGTATATGCCGGATGATATTTGCCTACGACTGGGCGTTGGTGTTTGCGGTTACAACAGTACCTGTAAGCTCAAACCAGATAAAAGGCCAACCTGCGAATGCCCAAaagggttttcttttcttgatccGAAGGATATATACCGAGGCTGCAAACCCGATTTAAGCCGGAAATCTGTGACACGCGTGGAATCAGTATTATTAG CAGATAAATGGGTTTGGATTGGCATTTCTATAGCTGCTGCTCTAGTGCTTTGCACCGCGTACTATCTACTCCAACGAAGAAGATCAGCCCTTGCATCAGCTG GTGAGAACCGGACAACGATTGAGAACGAAATGATTATCTTCATGAAATCTAAGCGACATCATGATTTTAGCGTTTTTAGCTATTCATCCATCGTGGCTGCCACAAGCAACTTTGCTGAAGAAAACAAGCTAGGACAAGGAGGGTTTGGACCGGTTTATAAG GGGAAATTGGCGGCGGGACAAGAAATAGCTGTGAAGAGGCTTTCGAAATGTTCAGGGCAAGGAACAtcagaattcaagaatgaactGATACTTATATATGAACTCCAACATACAAACCTGGTTCACCTTTTCGGATTTTGCATTCATGGTGAAGAAATGATGTTGATATATGAGTATCTGCAGAACAAAAGTTTGGACCACTTTTTATTTG ATCCAATCAGAGGTCTACTACTAGATTGGAAGAAGCGTTTTAGCATTCTCGAAGGAATTGCTCAAGGGTTGCTTTATCTGCACAAATACTCAAGAAAGAAAGTAATTCATAGAGATGTAAAAGCTAGTAACATACTACTTGATgaaaacatgaacccaaaaatttcagattttggtATGGCAAGGATTTTCACCCAAAATGAATTGGAAGCAAACACTAGAAAGGTTGTGGGGACACT TGGTTACATGCCTCCAGAGTCCGTGGGGGGAATTATTTCTGTAAAGTCTGATGTCTACAGTTTCGGGGTATTGATGCTTGAAATCATAAGTGGAAGGAAAAACAACAGCTTTTACAATGACGATCGCGCACTCAATTTAGTAGGATAT GCATGGGAGTTATGGAAAAAAGGTGCAGGGCTAGAATTAACGGATCCAACATTAGGAAATTCGTTTATTAAAGAGCAACTGTTAAGATGCATCCATGTCGGTCTGCTTTGCGTAGAAGAAAATGCAGCAGATCGCCCTACCATGTCAGATGTCATATCTATGTTGACAAATGAAAGCTTTCGATTAGCATCACCAACAAAGCCAGCATTTTTTGTTGGAAGGAGGACTGTGGAGGCTGGTATAAGTGGGAATCAGCAACTTGAAACTGTTGCTTCAGCAAACTACATGTCCAGTTCAGATTTTGAAGCGCGTTAA